The Halomonas sp. KG2 genome segment TGTGATGGCAGCCCAGTCTACGTCACCACCTACATATGTCTTCAGGCTGGCGTTGAGTAGCAGGGGGAAGCTGATATAGAGGAGGTCATCACGAGACTTTATTTCCACCTGAATCAAGATCCATAATTGCTAATCTCAGGTGTTCCAAAAATACTCTCACTTTCTCCCGTGGGTATTTTTTTCCCGAGTAAATCGCGTATAAGACGAGATCCTCTGGCTGGCAGTTAAGATCAATCTTAATAAGCGATCCATTTTCTATATCTGCTTGGCATGCATGAGTGGGTAAAATAGCAAAGCCAAGCCCTTTCAGCGCGGCAGCTCTAGCCATGTAGCCACTATTGACCTTATAGCTGGATTGCACCTGAATGGTCTGGTTATGCTTGAATCGCCAGGGCATGCCTTGTAGGACAGACAGGCTGGTAATGCAGGGCGCTTTGCTCAGTTCATCCAGTGAGCTAGGCAATCGGTGTTGTTTAAGAAGTTGCGGCGCGGCAACTACGCAACTAGACCAGCGCTGGATTTCTTTAGCGACCCAGCCAGAATCCTCCAATGGCCCTCTACCGAAGCGTAACACCAGGTCGAACCCTTCTAACAAGCCTTCTGAAGGGTTTAATTGGGTGTCGCAGCTTAGTTGTATTTGAGGATGCTGGAGGCAAAAATTTGCGGTGATTTCGGCCAGAAAGGGGAGGTCAGGCATGATGATCTTAAGGTGGCCGGATAGAGAGTCACCATGCAGTGAGGCTTCTTCTAGTGCGTCATTCATTGCTCGTGTGAGCGGGGTGATAGCCTGATAAAGTTGCTTGCCTGCGGCGGTTGGAATCATCTTGCGGGTGGTGCGCTCTAATAGTCGCAAGCTAAGTTGTTGTTCCAATAACGCGACATGGCGGCTGACATTAGATGTTGGCAATTGAAGCTGCTCCGCTGCACGCTTAAAGCTCAGTTGCTGATATACCGCCTGAAAGCTAAGTAACCATTGAAGCTCGATTTTCTCAATCATAGATTATCTCAAAAAATGGGATTAATAACGCAATAATAGCGTGTTTATCCTTCAGGGTGGCTTTGTGACAATCTCTGCCGAATTTAATTATTTAGGTAGGGCCGATGAAGAATACCAATCGTATCGCCATTGTTGGAGCAGGGGTTGCAGGCATCGCGCTGGCGATACTCGCCACACAACAAGGCTATCAAGTGAGCGTGTATGAGCGTGACAGTAAGGTCTCGTCCATTGGTGCTGGCGTGACTTTATGGCCAAATGCAGTTTTTGTTCTGCAACAGATGGGGGTGGAAAAAGAGCTAAAACGTCTGGGTGGTACTCCCCGTTTAATGCGTCAGTTTGATCAATTTGGCGCTTGGCAGGGTGAGCTTGATATTGAGGAAGTGAATCTGCTGAGTGGTTTCCCCAGTATAACAATATTGCGCCGTGATCTTATGAGCATACTGGCCAAGAGGTTGGATAATTTGGGGGTGAAAATACACCTTGGCTGCCCAATGACGGCGCAGGATATTGGTAGATTAAAGCAAGAGTTTGACGTGGTAGTAGGAGCCGATGGGAGAATGAATTCGGTGGTGCGCCACACGTTATATGCAAAAAAAGTGAACCCCCGCTATCAGGGGTTCATTAATATCATTGGTATTAGTCAGTTGGATGAAGGGGTTTTAGATAACGCCATCCATGATTTTCGTGGTCTTGGTGAGCGCTTTGGAATTGTCCCTGTTAAAAATGGACTATGTTTCTGGGCTGGCGCATGGAATGCCGATATTGATAAACAACGGCCCTTATCTGCTTGGTATGATGAGCTGCATCAGCGTTTTCGCTGCTGGCCTGAGCCGGTACGCAACGTGCTGAAATTCTATAATGCAGCATCGCTCAATCGTATTTTTGTTCATGATCTTGATCCCCTGCCTTACTGGTATCAAGACAATGTTGTCATTATTGGAGATGCAGCCCATGCGTCTTTGCCAACATCAGGGCAGGGAGCGTGTCAGGCGCTGGAAGATGCGTGGCATCTTGTCAGGCTTTTGGGAGAGCAAGGTGAGTTGGAAAACGTTCTGACAAGTTTTTATCAGCAGCGAATCGTTAAGACATCCTCAGCTCAAACCGTTGGAAGGCAGGTGGCCGAGAGAATTTTTGGAACACAACTTGCGTCTCAGCCAGCGACTTTAGGCGTTTCTGCTGAGCAATTAAGCCAGTTATGGATGCAAGGATTAGAAACGCAGTAGGCGTAATTAAAGGAGTAGAAAATGAGTTCTTACGGAACGTTGATATTTTTCTGTGGAAAGATGGGCGCTGGAAAAAGCACGCTGTCTGCCAGCATTGCGCGTGAGCGCGGCGCCGTGCTGCTTTCAGAGGATGACTGGTTATCTGCTCTTTTTCCTGGCGAAATCAACGATTTCAACGACTACATCAGTTACTCGTCGCGCCTTAAACCATTGCTTAGGGAACACGTTGAGCAAATACTTTTGGCAGGCACCACTGTGGTTCTAGATTTCCCCGGCAATACGAGGAAGCAAAGGGCATGGTTTAAGGATATCTACTCGCCACAGGGGATACCCCACGAACTGTACTATGTGATGGTCGAAGACGAGGTTTGTCTAAAGCAGCTGAAACAGCGCCAAAGGGAGCAGCCTGAGCGGGCGAGCTTCGATACCGAGGAGGTTTTCAGGATGGTAACGGGCTACTTTGAGTCACCCGAAGAATCAGAGGAATTCAATGTCCAGGTTGTCGAGCGGGCGTTGTCATAACTTGCGTGCTGTTTATCTAATGCTTTTGGTACCGTTTTATCTGTATTGGCAGGGCTTTGAAAATATTTATTTGGAGCTTTGTTGTGGCCTAAAAGAAATTAGAGCATGACCCAAAAAGCGATGATAGAACAGTTGAAGTGGGTATGCTACTAAGGTTTGTTGAGACTGTAGCGGCATTTTTTCTTTCTATAGTTTTTGCCTCAAGTTGTCGAGGAGGTTGTCTTAGTAGAGCGAATAAAGATGAGCTTGATATTAATTGTGTTTTTTAATTGTCGATGTTAGCGCGAATTTTTAACGATGAGTTTAGTGAAGCTTAGAGACCTTCATGCACACGATAGGTTGGCAGTTGTATCTATGCTAAGAGACCCTGCAGTAATGAGGTTTCTGGGGCCTCGTCGTGCTCTTACAGAGGACGAGTCTGATTTATGGTTTAAGAGTGCGCTCGCCACCCCATCTCGCTTTGTTATCGCGGATGTAAATAGCGATGAGTTCATCGGATTTTGTGGCATCAAAGAGATGAACGGTGTTGCGGATTTTGGTTATTTCATTAGAACTGAGTTTTGGGGGAAGGGGATTGCCGCCAAAGCCTGTGAGCTGGTCGTGGAAAAGCTAGCCACCGAGGTTGATTGGGAGACTGTTCAGGTTTTCATCGCAGAGAATAATGTGGCCAGTAAGAGAGTCGCCGAAAAGCTGGGCTGGCAGGTGGTACATAGCGCGACTAAGGATGGAGACTATGGTCGATACTACCGGATTACTATGTAAGCGGTGACAAGGGATGCTCCTGATAGTAGGGCTGACGCAATTGTGGATGTTGAACAGCTACATGAATGGCAGCCTTCTGAAGTGAAGGCTGCTTGTTCAAATAGCTAGGAACCTGGTTATTTGACTTGGTGCTTATCAAGCGTTCGCGCTATTACCGACAACCCGATT includes the following:
- a CDS encoding LysR family transcriptional regulator; this encodes MIEKIELQWLLSFQAVYQQLSFKRAAEQLQLPTSNVSRHVALLEQQLSLRLLERTTRKMIPTAAGKQLYQAITPLTRAMNDALEEASLHGDSLSGHLKIIMPDLPFLAEITANFCLQHPQIQLSCDTQLNPSEGLLEGFDLVLRFGRGPLEDSGWVAKEIQRWSSCVVAAPQLLKQHRLPSSLDELSKAPCITSLSVLQGMPWRFKHNQTIQVQSSYKVNSGYMARAAALKGLGFAILPTHACQADIENGSLIKIDLNCQPEDLVLYAIYSGKKYPREKVRVFLEHLRLAIMDLDSGGNKVS
- a CDS encoding GNAT family N-acetyltransferase, which produces MSLVKLRDLHAHDRLAVVSMLRDPAVMRFLGPRRALTEDESDLWFKSALATPSRFVIADVNSDEFIGFCGIKEMNGVADFGYFIRTEFWGKGIAAKACELVVEKLATEVDWETVQVFIAENNVASKRVAEKLGWQVVHSATKDGDYGRYYRITM
- a CDS encoding ATP-binding protein yields the protein MSSYGTLIFFCGKMGAGKSTLSASIARERGAVLLSEDDWLSALFPGEINDFNDYISYSSRLKPLLREHVEQILLAGTTVVLDFPGNTRKQRAWFKDIYSPQGIPHELYYVMVEDEVCLKQLKQRQREQPERASFDTEEVFRMVTGYFESPEESEEFNVQVVERALS
- a CDS encoding FAD-dependent monooxygenase gives rise to the protein MKNTNRIAIVGAGVAGIALAILATQQGYQVSVYERDSKVSSIGAGVTLWPNAVFVLQQMGVEKELKRLGGTPRLMRQFDQFGAWQGELDIEEVNLLSGFPSITILRRDLMSILAKRLDNLGVKIHLGCPMTAQDIGRLKQEFDVVVGADGRMNSVVRHTLYAKKVNPRYQGFINIIGISQLDEGVLDNAIHDFRGLGERFGIVPVKNGLCFWAGAWNADIDKQRPLSAWYDELHQRFRCWPEPVRNVLKFYNAASLNRIFVHDLDPLPYWYQDNVVIIGDAAHASLPTSGQGACQALEDAWHLVRLLGEQGELENVLTSFYQQRIVKTSSAQTVGRQVAERIFGTQLASQPATLGVSAEQLSQLWMQGLETQ